From Deferrisoma camini S3R1, the proteins below share one genomic window:
- the sdhA gene encoding succinate dehydrogenase flavoprotein subunit: MAAVRIAEQNFHVDLFSLVPVRRSHSVCAQGGINAAVNTKGEGDSPWEHFDDTIYGGDFLANQTPVKRMCEAAPGIIYLFDRMGVMFNRTAEGLLDFRRFGGTKYHRTAFAGATTGQQLLYALDEQVRRYEAAGRVTKFEGWEFLSAIVDDAGVCRGVVAADLVSGEVRAFPGRAVILATGGLGMIFGKSTNSVINTGAAAGSVYTQGARFANGEFIQVHPTAIPGPDKLRLMSESARGEGGRVWVPRNGERWYFLEEMYPAYGNLVPRDIASRAIFDVCVNQGLGVDGKNQVYLDLTHIPADELEVKLGGILEIYRKFMGDDPAKVPMKVFPAVHYSMGGLWVDYDQMTAIPGLFAAGECEYQYHGANRLGANSLLSCIYGGQVAGQKAMEWALDKAPDTDPARHGELEATRQREFLDRIRAMDGDENPYVLHRELGEVMTENVTVVRHNDRLDATLERIAEFKERWTNLRPPDSGARANQSLHFARQLYYMLELAHVITLGARLRDESRGAHYKPEFPDRDDERFLKTTLAAYTADGPRIDYEDVDIQYIPPRPRKYDVDKKETMG, encoded by the coding sequence ATGGCCGCCGTGCGCATCGCCGAGCAGAACTTCCACGTGGACCTGTTCAGCCTGGTGCCCGTGCGGCGCTCCCACTCGGTGTGCGCCCAGGGCGGCATCAACGCCGCGGTGAACACCAAGGGCGAGGGCGACAGCCCCTGGGAGCACTTCGACGACACGATCTACGGCGGGGACTTCCTGGCGAACCAGACCCCGGTCAAGCGGATGTGCGAGGCCGCCCCCGGCATCATCTACCTGTTCGACCGAATGGGGGTGATGTTCAACCGCACCGCGGAGGGGTTGCTGGACTTCCGGCGGTTCGGCGGCACCAAGTACCACCGCACGGCGTTCGCCGGGGCCACCACGGGCCAGCAGCTCCTGTACGCCCTGGACGAGCAGGTGCGGCGGTACGAGGCGGCCGGCCGGGTCACCAAGTTCGAGGGGTGGGAGTTCCTGTCGGCCATCGTGGACGACGCCGGGGTGTGCCGAGGGGTGGTGGCGGCCGACCTGGTCTCGGGCGAGGTGCGGGCGTTCCCCGGCCGGGCCGTGATCCTGGCCACCGGGGGCCTGGGGATGATCTTTGGCAAGTCCACCAACTCGGTCATCAACACCGGAGCGGCCGCGGGCAGCGTGTACACCCAGGGCGCCCGGTTCGCCAACGGCGAGTTCATCCAGGTGCACCCCACCGCGATCCCCGGCCCGGACAAGCTGCGGCTCATGAGCGAGTCGGCCCGGGGCGAGGGGGGCCGGGTGTGGGTGCCGCGCAACGGCGAGCGGTGGTACTTCCTCGAGGAGATGTACCCGGCCTACGGCAACCTGGTGCCCCGCGACATCGCCAGCCGGGCCATCTTCGACGTGTGCGTCAACCAGGGCCTGGGCGTGGACGGGAAGAACCAGGTGTACCTCGACCTGACCCACATCCCGGCCGACGAGCTGGAGGTGAAGCTCGGGGGCATCCTGGAGATCTACCGGAAGTTCATGGGGGACGACCCGGCCAAGGTGCCCATGAAGGTGTTCCCCGCGGTCCACTACTCCATGGGCGGGCTGTGGGTGGACTACGACCAGATGACCGCGATCCCGGGGCTGTTCGCGGCCGGTGAGTGCGAGTACCAGTACCACGGCGCGAACCGGCTGGGGGCCAACAGCCTCCTGTCGTGCATCTACGGGGGCCAGGTGGCCGGGCAGAAGGCCATGGAGTGGGCCCTGGACAAGGCCCCGGACACCGACCCGGCCCGCCACGGGGAGCTCGAGGCCACCCGCCAGAGGGAGTTCCTGGACCGGATCCGAGCCATGGACGGCGACGAGAACCCCTACGTGCTCCACCGGGAGCTCGGCGAGGTGATGACCGAGAACGTGACCGTGGTGCGCCACAACGACCGGCTGGACGCCACCCTGGAGCGGATCGCCGAGTTCAAGGAGCGGTGGACGAACCTGCGGCCGCCCGACAGCGGGGCCCGAGCCAACCAGTCCCTGCACTTCGCGCGCCAGCTCTACTACATGCTCGAGCTGGCCCACGTGATCACCCTCGGGGCCCGGCTGCGGGACGAGAGCCGGGGCGCCCACTACAAGCCCGAGTTCCCCGACCGGGACGACGAGCGGTTCCTGAAGACCACCTTGGCCGCCTACACCGCGGACGGGCCCCGGATCGATTACGAGGACGTGGACATCCAGTACATCCCCCCGAGGCCTCGGAAGTACGACGTGGACAAGAAGGAGACCATGGGATGA
- a CDS encoding cupin domain-containing protein, whose product MAEVNETTVGERIRQVRERAGVTLQELADRTGYTSALLNQIENHLVSPPLGALGRIAQALGVRLGDLWGEGPGEPYTIVRRGERRQVSRFASKEGVSYGYTYESLGFGKKDRRVEPFLITLEPPTVPHPKPSVHEGEEFLFVLEGRMEVHLAGHTDVLEPGDSILYDASLPHRVTCHGDEPARVLAVIWTPGRSEGEG is encoded by the coding sequence ATGGCCGAGGTCAACGAAACCACCGTGGGCGAGCGGATCCGGCAGGTGCGGGAGAGGGCCGGGGTCACGCTGCAGGAGCTGGCCGACCGCACCGGATACACCTCCGCCCTCCTGAACCAGATCGAGAACCATCTGGTGAGCCCGCCCCTGGGCGCCCTGGGCCGGATCGCCCAGGCCCTGGGCGTGCGTCTGGGCGACCTGTGGGGTGAGGGCCCGGGCGAGCCCTACACCATCGTCCGGAGGGGGGAGCGGCGGCAGGTGTCCCGGTTCGCCTCCAAGGAGGGGGTGTCCTACGGGTACACCTACGAGTCCCTGGGGTTCGGCAAGAAGGACCGGCGGGTGGAGCCGTTCCTGATCACCCTCGAGCCGCCCACGGTGCCCCACCCGAAGCCGTCGGTGCACGAGGGCGAGGAGTTCCTGTTCGTGCTCGAGGGCCGGATGGAGGTGCACCTGGCCGGCCACACCGACGTGCTGGAGCCCGGGGACTCCATCCTCTACGACGCGAGCCTGCCCCACCGGGTCACCTGCCACGGGGACGAGCCGGCCCGGGTGCTGGCCGTGATCTGGACCCCCGGCCGATCGGAAGGGGAGGGGTGA
- a CDS encoding 2-oxoacid:acceptor oxidoreductase family protein: MHHDIVMAGFGGQGILMIGNLLAVGALRQGYRVTFFPAYGVEMRGGTANCTVTVSDREIGSPVTARPLGLVAMNEPSLVKFGPRVRAGGVVVVNASIVPDGVLEREDVRVVRVPCNDVAAELGDPRLASMVALGAYVAASGVLPVEAVAEVLPEVLPEKVHRLIPLNQKALEAGAGRAGA, translated from the coding sequence ATGCATCACGATATCGTCATGGCAGGGTTCGGGGGGCAGGGAATCCTGATGATCGGCAACCTTCTGGCCGTGGGCGCCCTGCGGCAGGGCTACCGGGTCACCTTCTTCCCGGCATACGGGGTGGAGATGCGGGGGGGCACGGCCAACTGCACGGTGACCGTCTCCGACCGGGAGATCGGCAGCCCGGTCACGGCCCGGCCGCTGGGCTTGGTGGCGATGAACGAGCCGTCCCTGGTCAAGTTCGGGCCCCGGGTGCGGGCCGGCGGCGTGGTGGTGGTGAACGCCTCCATCGTGCCCGACGGCGTGCTGGAGCGGGAGGACGTGCGGGTGGTTCGGGTGCCGTGCAACGACGTGGCCGCAGAGCTGGGAGACCCGCGGCTCGCCAGCATGGTGGCCCTGGGCGCCTACGTGGCCGCGAGCGGGGTGCTCCCGGTGGAGGCGGTGGCCGAGGTGCTGCCCGAGGTCCTGCCGGAGAAGGTGCACCGCTTGATTCCCTTGAACCAGAAGGCCCTGGAGGCCGGCGCCGGCCGGGCGGGGGCGTGA
- a CDS encoding thiamine pyrophosphate-dependent enzyme: MKPVFVRPQSLTDKPFHFCPGCHHGVIHRLVAEAIDRFEVRERTIAAASVGCSVFLYDYFDIDVVESPHGRAPAVATGIKRTNPDKFVFIYQGDGDLAAIGTAEIIHAANRGENLTVVFVNNTVYGMTGGQMAPTTLLGQPTTTSPYGREFGQDGYPIKMTEMLAQLEGVGFAARVAVDTPARLAQARKAVFRAFETQMEEKGMGFVEILSSCPTNWGMKPVEAVRRIEREMIPYFPLGVYKERKGSDAL, encoded by the coding sequence ATGAAGCCCGTGTTCGTTCGACCCCAGAGCCTCACGGACAAGCCGTTCCACTTCTGCCCGGGGTGCCACCACGGGGTGATCCACCGCCTGGTGGCCGAGGCCATCGATCGGTTCGAGGTGCGGGAGCGCACGATCGCGGCCGCCTCGGTGGGGTGCAGCGTGTTCCTGTACGACTACTTCGACATCGACGTGGTCGAGTCGCCCCACGGCCGCGCCCCGGCGGTGGCCACGGGCATCAAGCGCACCAACCCGGACAAGTTCGTGTTCATCTACCAGGGCGACGGCGACCTGGCCGCCATCGGCACGGCCGAGATCATCCACGCGGCCAACCGGGGCGAGAACCTCACGGTGGTGTTCGTGAACAACACGGTCTACGGCATGACCGGCGGCCAGATGGCGCCGACCACGCTCCTGGGCCAGCCCACCACCACCAGCCCCTACGGCCGGGAGTTCGGCCAGGACGGCTACCCGATCAAGATGACCGAGATGCTCGCCCAGCTCGAGGGCGTGGGGTTCGCGGCCCGGGTGGCCGTGGACACCCCGGCCCGGCTGGCCCAGGCCCGCAAGGCCGTGTTCCGGGCGTTCGAGACCCAGATGGAGGAGAAGGGGATGGGGTTCGTGGAGATCCTGTCGTCGTGCCCGACCAACTGGGGCATGAAGCCCGTGGAGGCGGTGCGGCGGATCGAGCGGGAGATGATTCCCTACTTCCCGCTGGGGGTGTACAAGGAACGCAAGGGCTCCGACGCCCTGTAA
- a CDS encoding 3-methyl-2-oxobutanoate dehydrogenase subunit VorB: protein MSDSKVTFEKGNVALAKAAVAAGCRYYFGYPITPQSDIPEYLSGVLPRVGGQFVQAESEVASINMLLGAGATGKRAMTSSSSPGISLKQEGISYMAGSEVPGVIVNVQRSGPGLGGIAPSQGDYFQATRGGGHGDYRVIVLAPASVQEMYDLTVLAFDLADTYRTPVMVLADAMIGMMKEPLEEWVPQSPEPSKDDWAATGAAGRPGRRIKSLYLGDGELAEHNWKLAQKYERIRREETRVQTELPEGCELAVVAFGSAARIAKSAVDRLNDEGRRVGYVRPITLWPFPDEAIRRVAEQGVPLLTVELNTGQMVEDVRLAVEGRAPVHFAGYPPGYLPSPDDIYDEIVRRLPAGEEAA, encoded by the coding sequence ATGAGCGACAGCAAGGTGACCTTCGAAAAGGGGAACGTGGCCCTGGCCAAGGCGGCGGTGGCGGCCGGGTGCCGGTACTACTTCGGGTACCCCATCACCCCCCAGAGCGACATCCCCGAGTACCTGAGCGGGGTGCTGCCGCGGGTCGGCGGCCAGTTCGTGCAGGCCGAGAGCGAGGTGGCCTCCATCAACATGCTGCTGGGCGCCGGCGCCACCGGCAAGCGGGCCATGACCAGCTCCTCCAGCCCCGGCATCAGCCTGAAGCAGGAGGGCATCAGCTACATGGCCGGCAGCGAGGTACCCGGGGTGATCGTGAACGTGCAGCGCTCCGGCCCGGGCCTGGGCGGCATCGCCCCGAGCCAGGGCGACTACTTCCAGGCCACCCGCGGGGGGGGGCACGGGGACTACCGGGTGATCGTCCTGGCCCCGGCGTCGGTGCAGGAGATGTACGACCTCACCGTGCTCGCCTTCGACCTGGCCGACACCTACCGCACACCGGTGATGGTGCTGGCGGACGCCATGATCGGCATGATGAAGGAGCCGCTGGAGGAGTGGGTGCCCCAGAGCCCGGAGCCGTCCAAGGACGACTGGGCCGCCACCGGCGCCGCGGGGCGGCCGGGCCGGCGGATCAAGTCGCTGTACCTGGGCGATGGCGAGCTGGCCGAGCACAACTGGAAGCTGGCCCAGAAGTACGAGCGGATCCGTCGGGAGGAGACCCGGGTCCAGACCGAGCTGCCCGAGGGGTGCGAGCTGGCCGTGGTGGCGTTCGGGTCCGCCGCCCGCATCGCCAAAAGCGCGGTGGACCGCCTGAACGACGAGGGCCGGCGGGTGGGGTACGTGCGGCCCATCACCCTGTGGCCGTTCCCGGACGAGGCGATCCGGCGGGTGGCCGAGCAGGGGGTGCCGCTGCTCACGGTCGAGCTGAACACCGGCCAGATGGTGGAGGACGTGCGCCTGGCCGTGGAGGGCCGGGCGCCGGTGCACTTCGCCGGGTACCCGCCGGGGTACCTGCCGAGCCCCGACGACATCTACGACGAGATCGTGCGGCGCCTGCCCGCCGGGGAGGAGGCGGCATGA
- a CDS encoding 4Fe-4S binding protein — translation MPKLVIRDDRCKGCSICVEFCPKDCLEITDRLNPLGYRPVGLRDPEACTGCAICARMCPEVVIEVWK, via the coding sequence ATGCCGAAACTGGTGATCCGGGACGACCGCTGCAAGGGTTGCAGCATCTGTGTGGAGTTCTGCCCCAAGGACTGCCTGGAGATCACCGACCGCCTGAATCCTTTGGGATATCGGCCGGTGGGGCTCCGGGACCCCGAGGCGTGCACCGGGTGCGCGATCTGCGCCCGGATGTGCCCCGAGGTGGTGATCGAGGTCTGGAAATGA
- a CDS encoding Clp1/GlmU family protein, with translation MTERAVDASTVLVVGRTDRGKTTWVRTLIERWTSRGETVGWVDADVGQGVLGPPAVQSVAVCRPGRDPQVVARWFVGSTSPRAHMLPCVVGVLRLAARAREEGCGRVVVDTTGLVAPSEGGVALKIWKAEALAPCAVVGLEVDGELEPILGPMEGDPRFEVVRIPPGSGVRRRSFEERAAARAQRFREHLAGGREVLLPRETPVYGMGAVARGRLVGLLDGDGFCLGLGVVARWGERRAVHSPVDLGRVCAVRLGALKVDPESGREG, from the coding sequence ATGACGGAAAGGGCCGTGGACGCCTCCACCGTCCTGGTGGTGGGCCGGACCGACCGGGGGAAGACCACCTGGGTCCGGACCCTGATCGAGCGCTGGACGTCCCGGGGAGAGACCGTGGGGTGGGTGGACGCGGACGTGGGCCAGGGGGTGCTCGGGCCCCCTGCGGTCCAGTCCGTGGCCGTCTGCCGGCCGGGCCGGGACCCCCAGGTGGTGGCCCGGTGGTTTGTGGGGAGCACCTCCCCGCGGGCCCACATGCTGCCCTGCGTGGTCGGGGTGCTGCGGCTGGCGGCCCGGGCCCGGGAGGAGGGGTGCGGCCGGGTGGTGGTGGACACCACGGGGCTCGTGGCGCCTTCCGAAGGGGGCGTGGCGCTCAAGATCTGGAAGGCCGAGGCCCTGGCCCCTTGCGCGGTGGTGGGGCTGGAGGTGGACGGCGAGCTGGAGCCGATCCTGGGGCCCATGGAGGGGGACCCCCGGTTCGAGGTGGTTCGGATCCCCCCGGGTTCGGGGGTGCGGCGCCGCAGCTTCGAAGAGCGAGCCGCCGCCCGTGCCCAGCGGTTTCGGGAACATCTGGCCGGGGGGCGGGAGGTGCTCCTGCCCCGGGAGACGCCGGTGTACGGCATGGGGGCCGTCGCACGGGGGCGGCTGGTGGGGCTGCTGGACGGGGATGGGTTCTGCCTCGGCCTGGGGGTGGTGGCCCGGTGGGGGGAACGCCGGGCGGTTCACAGCCCCGTGGACCTCGGCCGGGTGTGCGCGGTTCGGTTGGGGGCGCTCAAGGTGGATCCCGAAAGCGGACGGGAGGGGTAG
- a CDS encoding 2-oxoacid:acceptor oxidoreductase family protein, with protein sequence MRRYDILIAGIGGQGVITLGTLLKLAAIRAGVEVTGAERRGGAQREGRVTSHVRYRTLEPEEAENPRRQAFSGLIPRGGAHMVIALEPLEAARSLALMNPDTVVISEVAPRTPTAVRLGSAEYPPVERIRDWIAEVTPRVCLVGMEAASRERFGSLRQVNVIALGLASALGQLPVPDEALLETVRERLPGFDANREAFALGRELAGKPFC encoded by the coding sequence ATGAGGCGCTACGACATCCTGATCGCCGGCATCGGGGGCCAGGGGGTGATCACCCTGGGCACCCTGCTCAAGCTGGCCGCGATCCGGGCCGGGGTGGAGGTCACGGGCGCCGAGCGCCGGGGCGGGGCCCAGCGGGAGGGGCGGGTCACCTCCCACGTGCGCTACCGGACCCTGGAGCCGGAGGAGGCGGAGAACCCCCGCAGGCAGGCGTTCTCGGGCCTGATCCCCCGGGGCGGGGCCCACATGGTGATCGCCCTGGAGCCCCTGGAAGCGGCCCGGAGCCTGGCGCTCATGAACCCGGACACGGTGGTCATCAGCGAGGTCGCGCCCCGCACGCCCACGGCGGTGCGGCTGGGGAGCGCCGAGTACCCACCGGTGGAGCGGATCCGCGACTGGATCGCCGAGGTGACCCCCCGGGTGTGCCTGGTGGGGATGGAGGCCGCGTCCCGGGAGCGGTTCGGGTCGCTTCGGCAGGTGAACGTGATCGCGTTGGGGCTCGCCTCGGCCCTGGGCCAACTGCCGGTGCCGGACGAGGCCCTGCTCGAGACCGTTCGGGAGCGGCTGCCCGGGTTCGACGCCAACCGAGAGGCCTTCGCCCTGGGCCGGGAGCTCGCCGGAAAGCCCTTTTGCTGA
- a CDS encoding thiamine pyrophosphate-dependent enzyme, translating to MNPLASAESGRAVLAMGNEALARGGIEAGLGYFSTYPGTPASEVGTVLQGLREEFPGLYAEISTNEHVAALGALGASWAGVRSMVAMKHVGMNVAAEPFHFAGYTGVRAGMVVVLGSDPGATSSTGEQDDRWYSLHTHLPVLEPADIQEAKEMTRQAFELSETYDLPFVVNAPSKLCHNIGTLRLGPLPERVTYRGRFERNPERYLNLFDFAVQNHGRCLANVERLRADAGRLGLNRVIPGRRRVGIVCSGLLFAYTMEALEILGLDDVPVLKVGMSYPLDPRLVIRFLEGLDRAVFVEELEGFLEFQAKRWAYDAGVRTPIVGKELFPATGEVDVDRVTDALAEALGGRLPHGRRRGAEALARHRAEMPPRQGAFCPGCPHRATNFALRRAAGPDTVFAGDIGCYTLSVLPPFRVSDWVTCMNCGAGSGQAIAQVSDEPVVALVGDSTFFHSGVPTLLNAIQNGADLVLLILDNRWVAMTGHQPSPTTDRLVDGTPRKAVDLVGFVRSLGVEWVRRADAFRVRPLEVLLREALAGSGVRVIVVEGECALQSERRGKAAPPLQEEWVDLDPERCQRCHRCYRELACPAIREDEGAEGPVYVIDPGLCQRCGVCEEICPNSAITRTRVRRGRAA from the coding sequence GTGAACCCCCTGGCGTCTGCCGAGAGCGGCCGGGCCGTGCTGGCCATGGGCAACGAGGCCCTGGCCCGGGGGGGCATCGAGGCGGGCCTGGGCTACTTCTCCACCTACCCGGGCACCCCGGCCAGCGAGGTGGGCACGGTGCTCCAGGGCCTGCGCGAGGAGTTCCCCGGCCTGTACGCCGAGATCAGCACCAACGAGCACGTGGCCGCCCTGGGCGCCCTGGGCGCCTCTTGGGCCGGGGTGCGCTCCATGGTGGCCATGAAGCACGTGGGCATGAACGTGGCGGCCGAGCCGTTCCACTTCGCCGGGTACACCGGGGTCCGGGCCGGCATGGTGGTGGTGCTGGGGTCGGATCCGGGGGCCACCAGCTCCACCGGCGAGCAGGACGATCGGTGGTACAGCCTGCACACCCACCTGCCCGTGCTGGAGCCGGCCGACATCCAGGAGGCCAAGGAGATGACCCGGCAGGCCTTCGAACTGTCGGAGACCTACGACCTGCCGTTCGTGGTGAACGCCCCCTCCAAGCTGTGCCACAACATCGGCACCCTGCGGCTGGGCCCGCTGCCGGAGCGGGTGACGTACCGGGGCCGGTTCGAGCGAAACCCCGAGCGGTACCTGAACCTGTTCGACTTCGCGGTGCAGAACCACGGCCGGTGCCTGGCCAATGTGGAGCGGCTTCGGGCCGACGCCGGCCGGCTGGGCCTGAACCGGGTGATCCCGGGCCGGAGGCGGGTGGGGATCGTGTGCTCGGGCCTGCTGTTCGCCTACACGATGGAGGCCCTGGAGATCCTGGGCCTGGACGACGTGCCGGTGCTCAAGGTGGGCATGAGCTACCCCCTGGACCCCCGGCTGGTGATCCGGTTCCTCGAGGGGTTGGACCGGGCCGTTTTCGTGGAGGAGCTGGAGGGGTTCCTGGAGTTCCAGGCCAAGCGCTGGGCCTACGACGCCGGGGTGCGCACCCCCATCGTGGGCAAGGAGCTGTTCCCAGCCACCGGCGAGGTGGACGTGGACCGGGTGACCGACGCCCTGGCCGAGGCCCTGGGCGGCCGGCTGCCCCACGGCCGGCGCCGGGGCGCCGAGGCCCTGGCGCGGCACCGGGCCGAGATGCCCCCCCGGCAGGGGGCGTTCTGCCCGGGATGCCCCCACCGGGCCACCAACTTCGCCCTGCGCCGGGCGGCCGGGCCCGACACCGTGTTCGCCGGGGACATCGGCTGCTACACCCTGTCGGTGCTGCCCCCGTTTCGGGTGTCGGACTGGGTGACCTGCATGAACTGCGGCGCCGGCAGCGGCCAGGCCATTGCCCAGGTCTCGGACGAGCCGGTGGTGGCCCTGGTGGGGGACTCCACGTTCTTCCACTCCGGCGTGCCCACCCTGCTCAACGCGATCCAGAACGGCGCCGACCTGGTGCTGCTGATCCTGGACAACCGGTGGGTGGCCATGACCGGCCACCAGCCGAGCCCCACCACCGACCGGCTGGTGGACGGGACGCCCCGCAAGGCGGTGGACCTGGTGGGGTTCGTCCGGAGCCTGGGGGTGGAGTGGGTCCGCCGGGCCGACGCCTTCCGCGTGCGCCCCCTGGAGGTGCTGCTCCGGGAGGCCCTGGCCGGCTCGGGCGTGCGGGTGATCGTGGTGGAGGGCGAGTGCGCCCTGCAGTCCGAGCGGCGCGGGAAGGCCGCTCCGCCGCTCCAGGAGGAGTGGGTGGACCTGGACCCCGAACGGTGCCAACGGTGTCACCGATGCTACCGGGAGCTGGCCTGCCCCGCGATCCGCGAGGACGAGGGGGCCGAAGGGCCGGTGTATGTGATCGACCCGGGGCTGTGCCAGCGGTGCGGGGTGTGCGAGGAAATCTGTCCCAACTCGGCCATCACCCGGACCCGGGTGCGACGGGGGAGGGCGGCATGA
- a CDS encoding methylenetetrahydrofolate reductase C-terminal domain-containing protein yields the protein MVVTTPKPWDEVRFALGDGKRWVVMGCADCAAVCQTGGSSQVDELAERMQDEGFEVLARVDLPSPCDRRLTRRDLKRVARELEAADGVVCLTCGGGVQAVAELVGKPVVAGLDAHFVGTVERVGVFHEQCALCGACVLNETAGICPVTGCPKGLRNGPCEEANAGACEAEPGLECVWERIWERLEALGRAEAFGTVRPPAPPVRRPRSTGRRTR from the coding sequence ATGGTCGTGACGACGCCGAAGCCCTGGGACGAGGTCCGGTTCGCCCTGGGGGACGGGAAGCGGTGGGTGGTGATGGGCTGCGCGGACTGCGCGGCCGTGTGCCAGACGGGCGGCTCGTCCCAGGTGGACGAACTGGCCGAACGGATGCAGGACGAGGGATTCGAGGTGCTGGCCCGGGTCGACCTGCCGTCGCCCTGCGACCGCAGGCTCACCCGCCGGGACCTGAAGCGGGTGGCCCGGGAGCTGGAGGCGGCCGACGGGGTGGTGTGCCTCACCTGCGGTGGGGGCGTGCAGGCGGTGGCCGAGCTGGTGGGCAAGCCGGTGGTGGCCGGGCTCGACGCCCACTTCGTGGGCACCGTGGAGCGGGTGGGGGTGTTCCACGAGCAGTGCGCCCTGTGCGGAGCGTGCGTGCTCAACGAGACCGCCGGGATCTGCCCGGTGACGGGCTGCCCCAAGGGCCTGCGCAACGGGCCGTGTGAAGAGGCCAACGCGGGCGCCTGCGAGGCCGAGCCCGGCCTGGAGTGTGTGTGGGAGCGGATCTGGGAGCGGCTGGAGGCGTTGGGCCGAGCCGAGGCGTTCGGGACGGTGCGGCCGCCCGCCCCCCCGGTGCGCCGGCCCCGGTCCACGGGACGGAGGACGAGATGA
- a CDS encoding TrkH family potassium uptake protein — protein sequence MRLSSVSPAAVLERILHPAQVLALSFGAAILVGAGLLMTPWASTGTPLGFVDALFTATSATCVTGLVVVDTGTALTRFGQGVVLTLIQLGGLGIMTYSSVFLLLAGRGLSFRGEALVEETLGQKHRTSPHRLVRDVFRFTLIIEAVGAAVLYTVFSRSQPWDEALYSAVFHSVSAFCNAGFSLYATSFTAYRGDWVLNLTIMALITLGGLGFLVLEDLADAWKDRRAGRPARLGLHTKVVLATSAVLTFGGAAGVWFFEAPNTLAGLPWQDQVLASLFQSVTARTAGFNTLDYGALTNTTLFLTILLMFVGASPGSCGGGIKTTTFAVVVGLFRDRLRARERVSLYRRTLPEATVARAVSLLMASFTFVTLVVFALLVTEIGPVPHRAGGGRFLEIFFEAVSAFGTVGLSTGITSSVSTAGRLLLTLTMFVGRVGPLTLAIAVGRKREPGRFLYAEENLMVG from the coding sequence GTGCGACTCTCCTCCGTCTCCCCTGCCGCCGTTCTGGAGCGGATCCTCCACCCGGCCCAGGTGCTGGCGCTGTCCTTCGGCGCGGCCATCCTGGTGGGTGCCGGCCTGCTGATGACCCCCTGGGCCTCCACCGGAACCCCGCTGGGCTTTGTGGACGCCCTGTTCACGGCCACCTCGGCCACCTGCGTCACGGGATTGGTGGTGGTGGACACGGGCACGGCCCTGACCCGGTTCGGCCAGGGGGTGGTGCTGACCCTCATCCAGCTCGGCGGGCTGGGAATCATGACCTACTCGAGCGTGTTCCTCCTGCTGGCCGGCCGGGGCCTGTCGTTCCGGGGCGAGGCCCTGGTGGAGGAGACCCTGGGCCAGAAGCACCGCACCTCGCCCCACCGGCTCGTGCGCGACGTGTTCCGGTTCACCCTGATCATCGAGGCCGTGGGCGCGGCGGTGCTGTACACGGTGTTCTCCCGGTCCCAGCCCTGGGACGAGGCCCTGTACTCGGCCGTGTTCCACAGCGTGTCCGCGTTCTGCAACGCCGGGTTCTCCCTGTACGCAACCAGCTTCACGGCGTACCGGGGCGACTGGGTGCTGAACCTCACCATCATGGCCCTGATCACCCTAGGGGGACTGGGGTTCCTGGTGCTGGAAGACCTGGCCGACGCGTGGAAGGACCGCCGGGCCGGCCGGCCGGCCCGGCTGGGGCTCCACACCAAGGTGGTTCTGGCCACCTCCGCGGTCCTCACGTTCGGCGGAGCCGCCGGAGTGTGGTTCTTCGAGGCCCCGAACACCCTGGCCGGCCTCCCCTGGCAGGACCAGGTGCTGGCCAGCCTGTTCCAGTCGGTCACGGCCCGCACGGCCGGGTTCAACACCCTGGACTACGGGGCCCTCACCAACACCACGTTGTTTCTCACGATCCTCCTCATGTTCGTGGGGGCCAGCCCGGGGTCGTGCGGCGGCGGGATCAAGACCACCACCTTCGCGGTGGTGGTGGGGCTGTTCCGGGACCGGCTGCGGGCCCGGGAGCGGGTGAGCCTGTACCGCCGCACCCTGCCCGAGGCCACCGTGGCCCGGGCGGTGTCCCTGCTGATGGCATCGTTCACGTTCGTCACCTTGGTGGTGTTCGCGCTGCTGGTCACCGAGATCGGCCCGGTGCCCCACCGGGCGGGCGGGGGAAGGTTCCTGGAGATCTTCTTCGAGGCGGTCAGCGCGTTCGGCACCGTGGGGCTCTCCACGGGAATCACCTCCTCGGTGTCCACGGCCGGCCGGCTCCTGCTGACCCTGACTATGTTCGTGGGCCGGGTGGGCCCGCTGACCCTGGCCATCGCCGTGGGCCGGAAGCGGGAGCCGGGCCGGTTCCTGTACGCAGAAGAGAACCTGATGGTGGGATGA